The Etheostoma spectabile isolate EspeVRDwgs_2016 chromosome 9, UIUC_Espe_1.0, whole genome shotgun sequence DNA segment AGTATCAGCCTGGATCAAGCCTTGTGTTCCTCACTTTTAAACAGGCTgtctaaaaatgaaaatgtcttttgCACTTATGGCCAATCATTTCAGTGGAACAAATcccatatatttttaaaatactcCTCAACATCTTTATTGGTAACATTTTCCTGTTGGTtgtaaagagaaaacaaagcacTCCatctggtgtgttttttttttttgtgtacatcATTTTCCTCTCATGCACTTACCCTTAGCTGTCATATTAATGTGTTATCTGGTAAAGGGAAATGGAGAAagatgtaatctgaaaactttTACATGGaaaattaactttaaaattaaaaatgaaaaacttacACTCTAGCTAGTTAAGAAAGTGGAACTGAAAATCAGAAATGCAAATTGTTAATATGGTTGGCTGAAATGCCTCCCTTTTAACTCATCTGCGAGAAATGCTTTCATGTGGGATTGTTTCGATGCATTGTTGCGTGATATTTCACATTTCTTCagaagtactgtatgtaaaggtgGCAAAGGTAAACTTGTTTCTCTACTTTCACATTACACAGAAAATACTGAAGCATAAATAAACCAAATCCACATGACCATATAGGAGACTGACTTATTTTTGAATACATTACTCACTCAGTGTACCCATAACTTAATGCTGTGTTCACCACTATGGTTTAGCAACTCAGGTGTCACCAACCTTTGTAAATCTACACCTATGAGGCTAGGTGCTACAAgttttagtagtagtagttttacAGGATCTAATCAATGCCCTTGTGCAATCGCGGCAGGCAAAATCTAATAAAATATTagatatttgtttttagaaTTCTTTATCCGTTATtcaaaaaaatcttgtcaatgtGAATGCATATTAgcaataaatgtgtaaaatgtaaaaaaagaaagaaaagaaactatATCTAAATTGCTTGTTCAATTCAACATGGTCGGCATTTCTAAAAAGAGTTGATTAAGTAGCTCTCTATAATTAAGTAATCACTATGCAGTTGTAAATTGTCATTTCCAggactgtaaaataaaatgtgggaAGAAATGACACATTGGCGCTTTCAAGCGTCTGTCTGTGCTGTCAGTCTTTGaaagttttcagtgttttaaattgtaaattctTTGCAGAAATCATCTGGTCCTGTCTGTTTATGGCTTTTGGCGAGTTGCGAATGAGATGTTTTCGGTGTGCGCCCCGCCCTTTGACAAGCTGTTGTTATTCCCAATCACTTTTTAACCCGTccggtttttgtttttgcactcCTCTGCCCTGTCTCCACCGCAGAGGCAGACAGCTGAGGATGAGCCTCAGGGGGATATTTAAAGCTCTGGGAAAGCGGAAGCCTGGTCTGCTGTGTTATCATCAGCTGAGAACTGTTAGCTAGCACAGCGCCGAATAGCATATCACTGGCTAGCGCGTGGCACTTTATTCAGCGCTGTTTCCTCACACATTCAGCAAAAAATGAAACGAGAATGAAACACGAGGTTGTTCGGGTGGTATtgcctgcagcagtgaaacgTCTTAAGAAGAAGACACGGGGTGAGTAGacatttaaatgttacaccAGGCGGGCGGCCAGCGGGCGGTACTGACAGCTGGCAGCTAGCTAGCAAACAACACAACTGGGCAATTGACATTCATTTAAGAAACCAATTGAAATGGAAAGAACTGGATAATTGCTGCTAATGTCTCAAATATGTCACTGTAACATTGCTAATGTATGCAGCTACTGCATGCCGCCGCCACGTCAATCGCATTGACATGATACAAGCCTGTTCCAGACAATAGTCTGGATCACAGCTGGATGCAGTGATGACAAAACCATGAACATTAAAACGAAATTAATTTGTTAGTAGTAAATGTATCATAGCATTATGTAGCTGCACTTATTAACTGAATTAGAAAACCAGGCTACAGTCACAttcacatggagaaaaaaaattacatgaaTATATGTTTCTTCACGGACTTCTGAAAATACGTTGGTCTGTTTAATTCCTGTGTTTACACACAGTACGCCACTCAGAAACATTAACTTAATAGATTTAGTTGTTGTCTTGGTTTTTGGGCTACCCTTTTGTTTATCTGGGTCAGGGATTGTGCCTCTTAATCGTGCCCCCACGACGTGTCAGTATCAGTATGCATACTTAATTATACCGAGCCGTGGTAATACTGAAATGTATGGGCTCAGAGGTAATCTGACCAGGGACCTGTGTAATGAAGTTCAGGCCTTCAGGCTTCACCAAACATCTGCAGTCCTTGCTTTGTCAATGTAAAGTGTGACCCAGATATATTTGGGATTTGTTGCAAACAGTCAATGttttacacttttattttgagtattagatcattgtttttttttagaatggtGAAAAATAACCATATGACTAGTTTATAAGGAGTAGAAATGTTACAACATGTACGGACCAAGTGTGGGAATTTCTATATAGTTTCAACAATATAGAACATTATTTCCTTCACAAGtatgtataatgtatttaaattgcATCTATTGCCCAAGCAAAATTTCCCCATTGAGACAATAAAGTATATCTTATCTTATAATAATCATTGCAGGTCTGTTTTTGTGGATTTAATTGGATCAGATGTTATGTTAAAATGATTGTAGAGTGTAAAATCTTGCATTTATTCATAAGGAAATAGAATAAAGACACAAAATcccataaatgaacacaaatttCTGCACCATCCGCCATGTTAAACCCCCccgtttaaaaacaacacaacagtgTTGAGTACATAGGATTATAGATTTATTATGTTAGTTTGGCTGCAATGCTATGGTTTAATAGTGATGTGTACACAGCCACTGGCCAACTATGAGCACCAGTGATCCAAGATGAAGGATCAAATGGAGGCTCAGTCAGTACGTGAACACAATAAGTTTGTGTGTTAAAGTTACTCACTTAAATGTAGTTCAATCATtggaatttgtgaaaaaaatgagaATCTCATAATTGCTTCAAGAGGAAAGAAGCTACTTCTATGTCATGACATACTTTTTAGAATTTCTTTTAGAATGTCTTGTCATGTAATAACtcataactgtattttttttcatcaaaatgaaagaatttcacgaagaaaaaaaaacccatttccATTTGCCATTGGTCTGTCACTGTACAGGATAATTTCCGAAAAGCAAGACAAATGTACTGTAGTAAATTTAGCAGTGTGCCTATTATCTTTAGTCAGGGGTTATCTGAGTGGAGACAGCTGTTTATCAGTCTGCTGCACATCACACGCGCTGCCTCTGACGATCACAGTTGCTTTTATAATGGATTTGCAGCTGCTTTTGCAAATTGGCCCACATCCAAACTCACAGCATTCTTGTTAATGACATCTTTCTAGATCACCTTAGTATTCTCACATGGCAGGAATTGAATAGTACATGAAGCACTTCCAGATGAGTACTGTCCTAACATAAGATAAGTTTACCTAGAACTAGACTGTATTGACAACATCCATATGTATTTTTACAGTACTGTTGTACTGCTGACAATATGACTGTTGGTCCAACTTTTATTGCTTTCACGCGATATAAAATTTCACTCATCTTGGAACAGCTGAACAggatattgtaatgtaatgctaTGTTACTATCACACAATTGTGTTGACCCAAAATGACAGACATTCGGTCAATCTAGTGTCACTTCACATATCTCTACTATATATGGATACATGTCATGTCAGCATGCTTCAGCTGAACGGTATTATTCTgcattatttatgtaaataaaaagagTACTTTCTTGTTTTATGTATGAAGAGAATGCGAGTAGAAGCAGCAGTGCTGTGTGTTTGACCAATCAGCGACGCTCATCTGTGGAAACCCCACCCCCGACGGTTCCTGTACTATCGGGAATGCTACAGGGACTTTTTGGGGAAGAAATAAAGCCCCCAGATTAGACCCTTGTCCCTGTTGTCAAAAACACACATCctgtattattgtattgtttgcATTTCAGAATAATATACCGGATTATGTATGGATGCATTAGTGTGAAAGGCTCTATTTAATTTTGTAGCTGGTAAAGGCATGGCTAATTTATATACCGCTGGGTAgcattagatagatagatagatagatagatagatagatagatagatagatagatgaatatAGGAAACATACATCATAGTTTATTTATGAATCttcaaagtaactaaagctgtaataAACATAGCATGGCTCTATAATATagtgaagtataaagtagcGTAAAATGGAATTACTTACATCCAAGTCTCTCAAAATTCTAAAATACAGTGTTTTAattctccatctgtctgtctctacttGTAGAAACTAACTCCTCCCAACCTGTGGAGAGCAGAGTTTGTGCTTCCTGCTCCTGAAGTCTTCCGTCGCCCCTGACCCTTTTATAGCCTCACCTCCACTGTAACCATGACGACAGGGGGGTGTTGCCACCTGCCTGGCTCTCTGTGTGACTGTGCGGGCAGCACTGGCCTGTGGAAGAGCGTGGAGGAAGCAGGTGGTGACGGGTGCCAAGCGCTCTACGTCACCCAGGTCACCGCCATGGATGGACGGTTGCTCTCCTCTGTGCTCAAACCCATGAGCGTGCAAAGGTAAGACTCACTTGCACTCATGTTGTTAAACAGAAATATGCAAGAAAAGACAGatgttactaataacattaacgaTGGCTCGGTTCTATTCAAGTGTTCCAGTTAGCCGTGACACTGTGACATTGATCCATCACACACAATATCAGGGCCCTGAAGCTGAAGCAGCTAAATTAGGAgatttatttatgcatttttcTACAGTGACATGTCAGAAATCATGTCTGTGAAAAGGCCTTGTGCttgtattatatatgtatttattgaattttatttttgaggTACACTTTGGATTTTTTTGAATGTTATTGTAGTTATTGTAGCCTCCCTATTTGGTCATCTGATCTACATGTGTTTCCATGTTTGATGTTTCTGCATTCCCTGCAATTTTAACGGAGTTGTGATTCGGGTCCCCTGTAACACACCTGTGTTCTGCTGATTGACAAAGCAAACCAAACGAAGAAGATAGTTAATGTGTATATGTTCTGAGCTGGTCCACAGTTTAGTGTCTTTGGGGTGTTGCAAACccctttttagcatttttttcgTATTCTACCTGCATTTTGGCAaaactatattttattttgtctcaGTGATGGTCCCATCTGCCGTATTTGCCACGAAGGAGGCAGCAGCGAGGGTCTCCTGTCTCCGTGCAACTGCGCAGGCACCTTGGGCACGGTGCACAGGAGCTGCTTGGAGAAGTGGCTGTCGTCCTCCAACACCAGCTACTGTGAGCTCTGCCACGCTGAGTTCAGCATCGAGCGCCGGCCGAGGGCTCTCACAGAGGTAACAAAGGTCAATACCCTTTGCTCGTCTGCAACAATCTTTCtgcttgccttttttttaactttcagttCATTCAACTTGGGTTGAGCTGCTGTTTGTGAATGACTGTGCATATATAAATGTGTAGAGGAGAAGTagtagtgtgtttttttttcttcttatcttTCTGCTTGCTTGCTATTGTCTTTTCTGTACTTGATTGACTTAAGATCTCTCTTCCACCTGTCCACCTAcctctctcccttccctctttttttgcttgtttattttctccctcttctccaTTTGTCTGTCTCCTACTTCTGATGCCACAGTGGCTGCAGGACCCCGGCCCTCGTAATGAGAAGAGGACGCTGTTCTGTGACATGGTGTGCTTTCTCTTCATCACGCCCCTAGCAGCCATTTCGGGCTGGTTGTGCCTGAGGGGCGCTCAGGACCACCTTCAACTGGGGAGCTGGCTGCAGGCCGTGGGCCTCATCGCCCTCACCATCGCCCTCTTCACCATCTATGTTCTGTGGACCCTGGTAAAAATGAACTCACATACAGATTAGACTGCAGGAATATTGTAATGCACATCTTgttatcaaataaaataaaaaagaacctaATTTTTCCCTGTGAGGGAACTTCCTTTGTGATCAGGCCCATTCAGTCACCACATTCAACAATACATACTCAATacaaatacatgaaaataaataaacactttaAATACTAAGAACTAAAAGCCATGTGGGTAGGAGTAGAGTGGTGGGTTGGGAAAATTGTTCAAAGTCTGGAACGATTGGGGTTCATTGTCTGGATGATGGCACGAAGGTGGACATGGCTCATTTTGACCTTAGGGGCTAAATgcctgctattattattattattattattattattatgtagtagtagtagtactagtagtagtagtagtagtagttgtagtagtactAGTTAGCTAAAAAGTAATGTGTATAATTGACCTATTGTCTTCCGTGGTTGTCTGTGCAGGTATCTTTCCGCTACCACTGTCAGCTGTACTCTGAGTGGAGAAGAACAAACCAGAAAGTGCGTCTGCTCATTCCTGAAGCCAAGGAGTCTAACTCTTCCCAGCATTCCTTGCTTTCTACCAAACTGATGAAGAAGTCTGCCAATGAGAGTATAGTATGAGACCAAATGGAGACGCTTGGTGATCATGGTGTCTTTTCTGTGCAAGGGGCTGAATGTCACCTGCCAACAAGCCTTTAAAGAAGCACTTGtgggctttttttgttgttgcttttcacacaaaaaatgtctttgccCCATCAGAACTTGCATcacattactttttaaaagaaaaatgcccTCCTGTGGGTGCAGAAATCAGCacatttaaatggagtctgggtGACCAAGCTTATGCAAAGGCACTGAGGAACGGAGCCGCACATGGCAATGTGCAGAGACATGGGACATCGTCATGGACATAACATGAATAAGACATGACCAAACTAACTTGTTTAGTGGACtgtgaaatgttttattgtttttcggCTTGGTTTCAACAAACCCATCGATGGTCCACAGATGACTGCGGAGTGTAGCAGCTCCATTCAATGTTGTGCTGCAATGATGAAAGTGTATACTGCtctatacagtacatgtcatACCTTGGCATGCCCTTACCTACATAGGCCTTGCATTCTTTTAAAACGTTGCCCCTTGGGGAGCGCTTTCAAGCGATTGTGTGATGCCATATTAATCTGGGAAAAAGCATACCTCTTTGATTTATTCACAATTCAGATGCCAATATGCTGTCTGAGATgacactttaaatttggcacaAGCCTACTGGACTTCTttcaaggttttattttttatcttttatctgtttttacatCCCATTCAAGAATGGGTGGCGGCACAGCATTGGTAAAACCAGAGATTGTGCAATAGAACACTGTGGACTCGAGGTCTTCACCGTACATGAAGAGACCTTTCCCAACATGCACAGTTACGCATGCAAGCACTGTTAATCGTTTAGgggggatttatttatttttattttgttagtgTGTTGTAAAGTTCCTTTGTgggttaacaaaaacaaaaacatttgtttaaccACTGAATAATGAAAAGATTCCTACTGAAGTAGGGTTTAACAGTGTCCTCGTAGAGGTTCTCGTATTATTAgcactattttattattattattaggtctTGTATAGATCGATGCAAAACTTCATCAAAATTTCCACAAGAGTTTGTTGGCTAATGCAGTGTACATCATTTTGTTAAAGTAcctaaagctttagtgcgtaactttttgataataATGACCGTCTGTTACATTGacgccattgccaaatgagttgctgtagagctaattaagaccatcagcGCCACACAACTcgctctggatttctcagtatggctgtgttcagaagattgtggcgtctggtgactttcagttttgttgtcattactgagaattcctcatgggggggaGGGCGGTAGAAACTACATACACCATAGCTTTAATTCATGCTATTTAATCCTGTtaacaaattgtttttaaaccatACACATTGCTGCATGTGTGGTTTCCATAATCTCACTCAGAATCAGGAAGACTTCCTGCAAGCATTATCATCGACGCTATGGTCAAACATCATCGTCTCTGACCTTGTTGAGGAAAAACACGTTTTCTGTGCTGGTGTTTTGGGCGTCTGCCCGTCGACACTTTACCCACCAACGATGACTGTCATGTTGGGTACATTATGCAAGCACCACTAAGGCTTAATCTGACTTTATCTTAGTTTTCTCGTTTCTTTCAAGGAAGCCATGTGCGTATGTGCTTTTCTACATCCATTTTATGGATGTCAATGTTTTTTGGGTGCAAACCTGCCCTCCTTATGTTTTGGTGTTACTGACGAGACTCATTTGGGTCTGTATTGGTTGTTTGGGAGAGTAGACAAACTTCTCTCTCCGGTGTATATAGTTTGCTGCAGTTTCTAATCAAGTCACTCACAGTGGCTGTTTATCAGTCGGAAAACACAAAGGTGTCTGTCTGGTTTCCAGTTTCCTGGGTCATAACATGGTCCAGTTGTGAACATGGTTTATTACTCACTTAATTTGGATCACAGAGAGACGGTTAATTGACATGTGAACACACTGTGGCCTGTTAAAAGAGAGATTTGAAAAGTGTTGTTAAAACCAAGCAAAGGCCATGGGCTGAAACACAATGCCTTCTGGGTGTTCAGTATTATTGTGCAGATCTTACTACCTGTGTTTCCTCTTTAACTGTGCAAAATAACCTTAGCATAGAAAGCTTTAAGACAAACTTTAAAACCAGTCTAAAGCTTGACTGGttgattattattcattttgagACTAAACGTCACTCTCCAAGAAAATGATTGGCTTTGGGGTTTTCTCTATTCAGTGGAatgacatttgtatttttaataatgATTCATGTTGATTAACATACTGATCATGATTTGCTCTTCCAATATGCTTTTTGTTGACCTTCTAGATGTCAAGATGAAggcattggtccagtattgacaTTCAGTATTGTCACATTGTAAACACATGCAGTACGTTGCCTGAAGTGTGCAGAGGCCAAAATTCTGGATTTTATGCGCAAATGTGTTATTAATCTTGTTTTTATGTTATATGTATTTACTTTGTAACAAtcaggcttaaccaaacagtaTTTTACTAAAACT contains these protein-coding regions:
- the marchf2 gene encoding E3 ubiquitin-protein ligase MARCHF2 isoform X1, whose translation is MTTGGCCHLPGSLCDCAGSTGLWKSVEEAGGDGCQALYVTQVTAMDGRLLSSVLKPMSVQSDGPICRICHEGGSSEGLLSPCNCAGTLGTVHRSCLEKWLSSSNTSYCELCHAEFSIERRPRALTEVTKWLQDPGPRNEKRTLFCDMVCFLFITPLAAISGWLCLRGAQDHLQLGSWLQAVGLIALTIALFTIYVLWTLVSFRYHCQLYSEWRRTNQKVRLLIPEAKESNSSQHSLLSTKLMKKSANESIV
- the marchf2 gene encoding E3 ubiquitin-protein ligase MARCHF2 isoform X2 — encoded protein: MTTGGCCHLPGSLCDCAGSTGLWKSVEEAGGDGCQALYVTQVTAMDGRLLSSVLKPMSVQSDGPICRICHEGGSSEGLLSPCNCAGTLGTVHRSCLEKWLSSSNTSYCELCHAEFSIERRPRALTEWLQDPGPRNEKRTLFCDMVCFLFITPLAAISGWLCLRGAQDHLQLGSWLQAVGLIALTIALFTIYVLWTLVSFRYHCQLYSEWRRTNQKVRLLIPEAKESNSSQHSLLSTKLMKKSANESIV